One Pecten maximus chromosome 16, xPecMax1.1, whole genome shotgun sequence DNA window includes the following coding sequences:
- the LOC117314733 gene encoding putative sodium-dependent excitatory amino acid transporter glt-6: MDNREKGRSRCGMILRANGLVILTLIGVTVGMSIGFGTRHYQFTDSAVMWIGMVGELYLRILKMMIVPLIITAIISVTSSMDPKSNGRISAVCVVYTLISNFIPTVLGCVFGIVIGPGYAVKGRSIEVEHLSNLTSSMDTSDILADLLRNFFPDNLIEATFLQTQTTYSVEISVQSQITVNRTSLNDTRIRRLTTVRSPNILGLVVVCTLFGIASGVLRDVGKPFKAFVDAASEIIMQVLRWIMWLTPIGVASLIAKTICAADNISEDFQKLGMFILAATTGMTVCGLIIPISYLLLRRANPFTFLLSLSQPILMAFATANSPITMPAVMTILETEHAVDKRVSRFVMPFVMTLSRSGTAFYIAVSSIFVCQMLGTTLNAPTVMLICLLTTITSTGMPPVPSSALMGVIIVVAALNIPTEAVTLLYTFDWLLDRIRTIVNLMFQAFAAILTQDLCGKYLPSLPGDNDVFRKFDKDIP; this comes from the exons ATGGACAACCGAGAGAAAGGCCGTTCCCGATGTGGGATGATATTGAGGGCTAATGGCCTTGTGATACTAACCCTGATCGGGGTCACCGTTGGAATGTCGATTGGATTCGGTACAAGACACTATCAATTTACCGACTCAGCTGTTATGTGGATAG GCATGGTTGGTGAACTCTACCTACGTATTCTGAAGATGATGATAGTTCCGCTTATTATAACAGCTATTATTTCTG TAACATCCTCGATGGACCCCAAATCTAACGGTCGGATCAGTGCTGTATGCGTTGTGTACACCCTCATTAGTAATTTCATACCCACTGTCCTTGGCTGTGTATTCGGTATAGTAATAGGACCAG GCTATGCAGTCAAGGGAAGATCCATAGAAGTGGAACATCTATCCAATCTCACTTCCTCCATGGACACTAGTGATATTTTGGCCGACCTGTTACG GAATTTCTTTCCAGACAATCTCATTGAGGCCACGTTTCTACAG ACGCAGACAACTTACAGTGTAGAGATATCTGTTCAATCACAGATAACAGTTAACCGAACTTCTCTTAATGACACAAGGATACGACGCCTGACAACGGTCAGAAGTCCAAATATCTTAG GATTGGTGGTGGTATGCACTTTGTTTGGGATAGCTTCTGGCGTCCTTCGTGACGTCGGTAAACCCTTCAAAGCTTTCGTTGATGCTGCAAGTGAAATCATAATGCAGGTTCTGAGATGGATCATGTG GTTGACGCCCATTGGAGTGGCAAGTCTAATCGCTAAGACCATATGCGCTGCTGACAACATATCAGAAGACTTCCAGAAGTTAGGCATGTTCATCTTAGCGGCTACAACAGGAATGACTGTATGTGGTCTGATAATACCCATCAGCTACCTCCTTTTACGGAGGGCAAATCCGTTTACCTTTCTGTTGTCTCTTTCCCAGCCGATCCTGATGGCATTTGCAACAGCAAATTC ACCGATCACTATGCCTGCTGTGATGACTATTCTAGAGACCGAACATGCTGTAGACAAGAGGGTATCACGATTTGTTATGCCATTTGTAATGACGCTAAGCCGATCGGGCACTGCCTTCTACATCGCCGTGTCGTCCATCTTTGTCTGCCAGATGCTAGGGACCACTCTTAACGCACCTACGGTCATGCTCATATG TcttttaacaacaataacatcTACTGGAATGCCTCCCGTTCCCTCCTCTGCACTGATGGGGGTAATCATTGTTGTGGCAGCTCTCAATATACCGACCGAGGCAGTCACTCTGCTTTACACATTCGACTGGCTTTT AGACCGTATACGAACCATCGTGAATTTGATGTTCCAAGCATTTGCAGCAATACTGACACAGGATCTATGTGGGAAATATCTGCCGTCTCTTCCTGGTGATAATGATGTGTTTCGAAAGTTTGACAAAGACATTCCCTAA
- the LOC117314735 gene encoding beta-crystallin A3-like, translating into MPTLPPKITLYTDRDFMGCSKEISEPYYSLCFTGFNNKVSSVEVHSGLWVLYQHCFLGGKIYVVWEGQKINLPCEAEDTISSLKPIEFDFGVNPSSTIYKHSCFAGQSQSFEGVNRISNLSDFCFNDKVSSVDVHSGGWVGYEHAGLSGKQYLFLTGTSQWFGVRGLFYERRHILLGTDR; encoded by the exons ATGCCAACTTTACCACCAAAg ATTACATTATACACTGACAGGGATTTCATGGGTTGTTCCAAAGAGATATCCGAGCCTTATTACAGCCTATGTTTTACGGGATTCAATAACAAGGTCTCTTCTGTGGAGGTACACAGCGGGCT ATGGGTTCTATATCAGCATTGCTTCTTGGGCGGAAAGATTTACGTCGTTTGGGAGGGACAAAAGATCAACCTCCCGTGTGAAGCAGAGGACACAATAAGTTCGCTTAAACCGATTGAGTTT GATTTCGGAGTAAATCCTTCAAGCACCATATACAAGCACTCGTGCTTTGCTGGCCAGAGTCAGAGCTTTGAAGGAGTCAATCGAATTTCCAATTTATCAGACTTCTGCTTTAATGACAAAGTGTCATCTGTTGATGTCCATAGTGGAGG GTGGGTAGGCTATGAACATGCAGGCCTCAGTGGGAAGCAGTACCTGTTTTTGACGGGGACGTCACAATGGTTCGGCGTCAGAGGGCTGTTTTACGAACGACGCCATATCCTCCTGGGCACCGATCGTTAG